The genomic segment TATATTCTTTTGGTACAGACCCACCGACAATTTTATTGACAAACTCAAACCCAGTTCCTGGTTCACCTGGCTCAACTTCAATGACAACATGACCGTACTGACCTTTACCACCAGTTTGTCTTGCAAACTTACCTTCACCTGAAGAGCTGGCTCTAATCGTTTCTCTGTAAGAAACTTGAGGGGCTCCAATATTTGCCTCTACCTTAAATTCTCTCAACATACGATCAACCAGAATCTCTAAGTGCAATTCACCCATACCTGCGATTACGGTTTGATTTGTCTCTTGATCAGTACTTACTCTGAATGTTGGATCCTCCTCAGAAAGAGATGTCAGCGCTTTGCCTAACTTTTCCATATCACTTTTAGTCTTGGGTTCTACCGCAACTGAAATAACTGGCTCAGGAATATAGAGCGTTTCAAGAACAATTGCCTCTTCTGAAGCGCATAAAGTATCTCCCGTAGTTGTGTTTTTGAGACCAAGCACAGCCCCAAGATCACCAGCTCTTAATTCATCAACTTCCTCTCGGTCATCAGCTTTCAAAATTATCAACCTAGAAATTCTCTCTTTTGCATCCTTAGTTGAGTTGAGCACATAACTTCCTTTTTCAAGGACACCAGAATACATGCGAACAAACGTCAATTTCCCATATGGATCAGCCATTACCTTGAATGCAAGTGCGCTAAACGGAGCGCCATCATCTGACGGCCTTACAGCTTCTTTTCCGTTAGGGAGCAAACCTTGAATAGGAGGAACATCAACAGGAGCAGGAAGATAATTAACTACTGCATCTAGTAATAACTGAACCCCTTTATTTTTAAAAGCTGAACCACATAACATAGGAACTACACCATGCTTAAGGACACCTTCCCTAATACCAGATTTGAGTTGTTCTATTGTTAGCTCTCCATTTTCTAGAAATGCTTCTAATAATTCCTCTTCAGTTTCTGCTATTGACTCCATTAATTTTGATCGCCAATCAGATACTAAATCAACCATGTCTGATGGAACTTCAGTCTGCTCAATATCTTTACCAAGATCATCTTTATAGATATATGCTTTATTTTCAACAAGATCAATAATACCTTTCAAATCATTTTCAGCTCCTATGGGTAACTGAATTGGAACTGCATTAGCTTTTAATCTATCTTTAATTTGACCATGGACCTTTAGGAAATCAGCACCAGTTCTATCCATTTTATTGACAAATACCATTCTTGGCACTGAATATCTGTCGGCTTGGCGCCAAACTGTTTCAGATTGAGGCTGTACTCCTCCAACAGCGCAGAAGACAGCGATAACACCATCAAGAACCCTCATCGAGCGTTCAACTTCAATGGTGAAGTCAACGTGACCAGGAGTATCGATAATGTTGATACGATGATCGTCCCATGTGGTTGAAATAGCTGCAGCGGTAATAGTTATTCCTCTCTCTCTCTCTTGAGCCATCCAATCAGTCACGGCTGCTCCATCATGAACCTCTCCCATCTTGTGAACAACACCTGAATAGAAAAGAATTCTTTCAGTGCAAGTTGTTTTACCAGCATCAATGTGTGCAGCAATACCGATATTTCTTACTCGTTCCAAAGGAAAGGCGCGTGCCACAGAAAATACTCCGACTAAAGGGCTTTAAAATGCGCATGGACTCTACAACTAAGCATGCAAAAAAAGAAATATTTTGAGGATTTAAATAGAAAAATTTGATCTAAATCAATAACGATAGTGAGCGAAAGCCTTATTAGCTTCGGCCATCTTATGGGTCTCTTCCCTCTTCCTCACAGCATTTCCAGCCTCATTAGCTGCATCCATAAGTTCTCCAGCAAGTTTTTGAGCCATGCTTCTACCATTTCTCGATCTTGAGAAATTTACCAACCATCTAAGTGCCATTGCAATACCTCTTTCTTGACGAACTTCCATTGGGACCTGATATGTAGCGCCACCAACTCTTCTCGCTCTCACTTCAACAAGAGGTGTGACATTTTTCACTGCTGTTTCAAATAATTCAATCGGATCTGAACCAGTTCGTTCGTTGATCAAACCAAAGGCATCAGAAAGTATTTTTTGAGCTGTGGATTTCTTACCGTGTTTCATCAATCGATGGACCATCATGCTTGCCAAGCGATTATTGAATTGGGGATCAGGGAGAACAGGTCTTTTTTCTGCTGCGTTTCTTCTTGACATGAAATTAAATTTGTATAAGGGGAAAATTCAGTAAATCAAAATAAATTTTTATTCTTTGGGGGATTTAGCTCCATATTTTGATCTTGACTGTCTACGGTCTTTAACCCCAGCGGTATCAAGAGATCCTCTGACTATGTGATATCTAACTCCTGGAAGATCTTTAACCCTTCCACCTCTCAGCAAAACTACAGAGTGTTCTTGAAGGTTGTGACCAATACCACCAATATATGCAGTAACTTCAAAGCCTGAAGTTAATCTGACACGAGCTACTTTTCTTAAAGCCGAGTTAGGTTTTTTTGGAGTTGAGGTGTAAACCCTTGTACAAACTCCTCTCCTTTCAGGGCAACCTCGCAAAGCAGGAGACTTTGTCTTTGTTTTTAGAGTCTTTCGCTCTGTTCTTATCAACTGTTGAATGGTTGGCATTAATTTAATATTTGGTCTAGTTTCGACCAGATTCAACAATTCTCCAGATTACTTGGTCAACCACCCAAATTCATATTTTTATTCAATTAATATTTTATTTTTATTTAGATTCAAGCATATCTACAAATATTTCAAGAAAAGTATTGAATAAAAAACTAGATGGTCGACAAAAATGTTTAAGATGTAACTCTAAAGACTATCAATTCATCTATTTCAAAGCTTACCAATAGCACTTTTGTAAGAAAAGAAAAATAGTAAGTTAAAAAACATGCATCAACGAATCTCCAGATCAAATTGGCCTTACTGCGATAGCACCTATCCAGATGCCTTCTCTGGGGAAAAAGACTCTTGTGGAGTTGGATTTATAGCTAGCGTTGAAGGCAAACAAAATCATTGGGTTTTAACTCAGGCATTACGTGGGCTGAGTTGCATGGAACATAGAGGAGG from the Prochlorococcus marinus str. NATL2A genome contains:
- the fusA gene encoding elongation factor G, with translation MARAFPLERVRNIGIAAHIDAGKTTCTERILFYSGVVHKMGEVHDGAAVTDWMAQERERGITITAAAISTTWDDHRINIIDTPGHVDFTIEVERSMRVLDGVIAVFCAVGGVQPQSETVWRQADRYSVPRMVFVNKMDRTGADFLKVHGQIKDRLKANAVPIQLPIGAENDLKGIIDLVENKAYIYKDDLGKDIEQTEVPSDMVDLVSDWRSKLMESIAETEEELLEAFLENGELTIEQLKSGIREGVLKHGVVPMLCGSAFKNKGVQLLLDAVVNYLPAPVDVPPIQGLLPNGKEAVRPSDDGAPFSALAFKVMADPYGKLTFVRMYSGVLEKGSYVLNSTKDAKERISRLIILKADDREEVDELRAGDLGAVLGLKNTTTGDTLCASEEAIVLETLYIPEPVISVAVEPKTKSDMEKLGKALTSLSEEDPTFRVSTDQETNQTVIAGMGELHLEILVDRMLREFKVEANIGAPQVSYRETIRASSSGEGKFARQTGGKGQYGHVVIEVEPGEPGTGFEFVNKIVGGSVPKEYIKPAESGMRETCESGVIAGYPLIDVKVTLVDGSYHDVDSSEMAFKIAGSMAFKDGIKKCNPVLLEPMMKVEVEVPEDFLGSIIGDLSSRRGQVEGQSIEDGQSKVQSKVPLAEMFGYATQLRSMTQGRGIFSMEFSTYEEVPRNVAEAIISKNQGNS
- the rpsG gene encoding 30S ribosomal protein S7 — protein: MSRRNAAEKRPVLPDPQFNNRLASMMVHRLMKHGKKSTAQKILSDAFGLINERTGSDPIELFETAVKNVTPLVEVRARRVGGATYQVPMEVRQERGIAMALRWLVNFSRSRNGRSMAQKLAGELMDAANEAGNAVRKREETHKMAEANKAFAHYRY
- the rpsL gene encoding 30S ribosomal protein S12, which translates into the protein MPTIQQLIRTERKTLKTKTKSPALRGCPERRGVCTRVYTSTPKKPNSALRKVARVRLTSGFEVTAYIGGIGHNLQEHSVVLLRGGRVKDLPGVRYHIVRGSLDTAGVKDRRQSRSKYGAKSPKE